The Pseudomonas parafulva genome includes a window with the following:
- a CDS encoding DUF4442 domain-containing protein, translated as MNNPRKLARRARVLRWMLNLYPPYLGAGIRVQHISPDMRSIRVAMKLTRWNRNYVGTQFGGSLYAMVDPFYMLLLIERLGRDYIVWDKAASIDFITPGKGPVYAEFHVDDALLDDIRQQTATGKKCLPRLQVDIRDGAGELVARVDKTLYVRLKPQARLA; from the coding sequence ATGAACAACCCACGCAAACTGGCCCGGCGTGCGCGCGTCCTGCGCTGGATGCTGAACCTGTATCCGCCTTACCTGGGCGCAGGTATCCGTGTGCAGCACATTAGCCCTGACATGCGCAGCATCCGGGTGGCGATGAAGCTTACCCGCTGGAACCGCAACTACGTGGGCACCCAGTTCGGTGGCAGCCTCTACGCCATGGTCGACCCGTTCTACATGCTCTTGCTCATCGAACGGCTGGGGCGCGACTACATCGTCTGGGACAAGGCCGCCAGCATCGATTTCATCACCCCTGGCAAGGGCCCTGTGTATGCCGAGTTCCATGTCGATGACGCGCTGCTGGACGATATCCGCCAGCAGACCGCCACCGGCAAGAAATGCCTGCCCCGTTTGCAGGTCGATATCCGCGACGGCGCTGGTGAACTGGTGGCGCGGGTCGATAAAACCCTATACGTGCGGCTCAAGCCGCAAGCGAGGCTGGCGTAA
- the pepP gene encoding Xaa-Pro aminopeptidase: MSRIPKAEYARRRKALMAQMVPNSIAILPAAAVAIRNRDVEHVYRQDSDFQYLSGFPEPEAVIALIPGREHGEYVMFCRERNPERELWDGLRAGQEGAVRDFGADDAFPIADIDEILPGLIEGRERVYSAMGSNPEFDRRLMDWINVIRSKARLGAQPPNEFVALDHLLHDMRLYKSAAEVKVMRTAAEISAKAHVRAMQACRPGLHEYSLEAELDYAFRQGGAKMPAYGSIVAAGRNGCILHYQQNDAPLKEGDLVLIDAGCEIDCYASDITRTFPVSGRFSPEQKAIYELVLSAQAAAFAEIAPGKHWNHAHEATVRVITEGLVELGLLKGDVQALIESEAYRAFYMHRAGHWLGMDVHDVGDYKVGGEWRVLEPGMALTVEPGIYIAADNESVAKKWRGIGIRIEDDVVVTRQGCEILTSGVPRTVAEIEALMHDARQASL, encoded by the coding sequence ATGAGCCGCATTCCCAAGGCCGAATATGCGCGCCGGCGCAAGGCGCTGATGGCGCAGATGGTTCCCAACAGCATTGCCATCCTGCCTGCCGCCGCCGTTGCCATCCGCAACCGTGATGTGGAGCACGTGTATCGCCAGGACAGCGACTTTCAATACCTCAGTGGTTTTCCCGAGCCCGAGGCGGTCATTGCGTTGATACCTGGCCGTGAGCATGGCGAATATGTGATGTTCTGCCGCGAGCGCAATCCTGAACGCGAGTTGTGGGACGGCTTGCGGGCCGGTCAGGAAGGTGCGGTGCGCGACTTCGGTGCTGACGATGCGTTTCCCATCGCCGACATTGACGAGATCCTGCCGGGCCTGATTGAAGGCCGCGAACGCGTCTACAGCGCCATGGGCAGCAATCCCGAGTTCGATCGCCGGCTGATGGACTGGATCAACGTGATCCGCTCCAAGGCCCGCCTCGGTGCACAGCCCCCGAACGAATTCGTTGCCCTGGATCACCTGCTGCACGACATGCGCCTGTATAAATCGGCGGCGGAAGTGAAAGTGATGCGCACGGCCGCCGAGATATCTGCCAAAGCCCATGTACGGGCGATGCAGGCTTGCCGCCCGGGCCTTCATGAGTACAGCCTGGAAGCCGAACTCGATTACGCCTTCCGCCAGGGCGGGGCAAAAATGCCGGCGTACGGGTCGATCGTCGCCGCAGGGCGCAATGGTTGCATCCTGCACTACCAGCAGAACGACGCGCCGCTCAAGGAGGGCGACCTGGTCCTGATCGACGCGGGCTGCGAAATCGATTGCTATGCCAGTGACATCACCCGCACCTTCCCCGTCAGCGGGCGGTTTTCACCGGAGCAGAAGGCGATCTATGAGCTGGTTCTCAGCGCCCAGGCAGCGGCGTTTGCCGAAATCGCCCCGGGCAAGCACTGGAACCATGCCCATGAAGCCACCGTGCGGGTGATCACCGAAGGGCTGGTTGAGCTGGGTCTGCTCAAGGGCGACGTGCAGGCGTTGATCGAGAGCGAGGCGTACCGGGCGTTCTACATGCACCGTGCCGGCCATTGGCTGGGCATGGATGTGCATGACGTGGGCGATTACAAGGTGGGCGGTGAGTGGCGGGTGCTCGAGCCAGGCATGGCCTTGACCGTCGAGCCCGGCATCTACATAGCAGCCGACAATGAAAGCGTGGCCAAGAAATGGCGCGGCATCGGCATTCGGATCGAGGATGATGTGGTGGTCACCAGGCAAGGCTGTGAAATCCTGACATCGGGCGTTCCCCGCACCGTCGCCGAGATCGAGGCGTTGATGCACGACGCGCGTCAGGCCAGCCTATGA
- a CDS encoding extracellular solute-binding protein: MLPRKSLLAALALSVVGGTVQAADEVVVYSSRIDELIKPVFDAYTAETGVKVKFITDKEAPLMQRIKAEGEHGVADLLLTVDAGNLWQAEQMGILQPIRSEIIERNIPPQYRASSHGWTGLSLRARTIIYSTERVKPAELSTYEALADKQWEGRLCLRTAKKVYNQSLTATLIESHGEAKAEQIVKGWVNNLSTDVFSDDNAVIQAVEAGQCDVGVVNTYYYGRLHKQNPNLPVKIFWPNQQDRGVHVNLSGIGLTKHAPHPEAAMKLVEWMTGEQAQKLFADLNQEFPANPQVKPSDEVAAWGDFKADSIAVEVAGKRQAEAIRLMDRAGWN, translated from the coding sequence ATGTTGCCACGCAAGTCCCTACTGGCCGCCCTGGCCCTGAGCGTTGTCGGTGGTACCGTGCAGGCAGCTGACGAGGTCGTGGTCTATTCCTCGCGTATCGACGAGCTGATCAAGCCAGTGTTCGACGCCTACACGGCCGAGACCGGGGTCAAGGTCAAGTTCATCACCGACAAGGAAGCCCCCCTGATGCAGCGCATCAAGGCCGAGGGCGAGCACGGTGTGGCGGATCTTCTGCTCACCGTCGACGCAGGCAACCTGTGGCAGGCTGAGCAGATGGGCATCCTGCAGCCGATCCGATCCGAGATCATCGAGCGCAACATCCCGCCTCAATACCGTGCCTCGTCCCACGGCTGGACCGGCCTGAGCCTGAGGGCGCGCACCATCATCTACTCCACCGAACGGGTCAAGCCGGCCGAGCTCAGCACCTATGAAGCCTTGGCCGACAAGCAGTGGGAAGGTCGGCTGTGCCTGCGCACGGCGAAGAAGGTGTACAACCAGTCCCTGACCGCCACCCTGATCGAAAGCCATGGTGAGGCGAAGGCCGAGCAGATCGTCAAGGGCTGGGTCAATAACCTCTCCACCGACGTGTTCTCGGATGACAACGCCGTGATCCAGGCCGTCGAGGCGGGTCAGTGCGACGTGGGTGTGGTGAACACCTACTATTACGGCCGGCTGCACAAGCAGAACCCCAACCTGCCGGTGAAGATCTTCTGGCCCAACCAGCAAGACCGTGGCGTGCACGTGAACCTCTCCGGCATCGGCCTGACCAAGCACGCGCCTCATCCTGAGGCCGCAATGAAGCTGGTCGAATGGATGACCGGTGAACAGGCGCAGAAGTTGTTCGCCGACCTCAATCAGGAATTTCCGGCCAACCCCCAGGTCAAGCCCTCTGACGAAGTCGCCGCGTGGGGCGACTTCAAGGCCGACAGCATTGCGGTGGAAGTGGCCGGCAAGCGGCAGGCCGAAGCCATCCGCCTGATGGACCGTGCTGGCTGGAACTGA
- the ubiH gene encoding 2-octaprenyl-6-methoxyphenyl hydroxylase: MTQVNLAIIGGGLVGASLALTLQAGAKARGWKILLIEPFAPGDSFQPSYDARSSALSFGTRQIYDRLGLWPAIERRAEPIAQIHVSDRGRFGATRLDAREEGVPALGYVVENAWLGQCLWQGLDSDVVSWRCPAEVTSMQAIEGGYRLRLNDDTHIDCDLAVLADGGRSGLREQLGIHVCHTPYEQSALIANITPGEPHRGQAFERFTEAGPMALLPLPENRCALVWTRQGMDAQRLADMDERSFLRELQGVFGYRLGTLRQVGVRHLYPLSLIEAQEQIRPHLVVLGNAAHSLHPIAGQGFNLSLRDVQSLAEALLAGPQRPGELATLQAYGKRQRLDQTLTIGFSDQVTRLFGSGQPLLAAGRNLGLLGLDLLPPAKSWFARQAMGLGTRSDVRGKA; the protein is encoded by the coding sequence ATGACCCAGGTGAATCTCGCGATCATCGGCGGCGGGCTGGTTGGGGCCAGCTTGGCGCTGACCCTGCAGGCAGGGGCCAAGGCGCGTGGTTGGAAAATCCTTCTCATTGAGCCCTTCGCCCCCGGCGACAGCTTCCAGCCTAGCTACGATGCGCGTTCTTCGGCGCTGTCGTTCGGTACCCGCCAGATCTACGATCGACTGGGCTTGTGGCCTGCCATCGAGCGGCGTGCCGAACCGATCGCCCAAATTCATGTCTCGGACCGGGGGCGCTTTGGTGCCACCCGCCTGGATGCGAGGGAAGAAGGCGTTCCGGCCTTGGGCTACGTGGTCGAGAATGCCTGGCTCGGGCAATGCCTGTGGCAGGGCCTGGACAGCGATGTGGTCAGTTGGCGCTGCCCGGCGGAAGTGACGTCGATGCAGGCTATCGAGGGCGGTTACCGTCTGCGCCTCAATGACGACACGCACATTGACTGCGACCTGGCGGTGCTGGCCGATGGTGGCCGCTCGGGCCTGCGTGAGCAACTGGGTATTCACGTCTGCCATACCCCTTACGAACAAAGCGCATTGATCGCCAACATCACCCCCGGCGAGCCTCACCGCGGGCAGGCCTTCGAGCGCTTCACCGAAGCCGGTCCCATGGCCTTGCTGCCGTTACCGGAAAACCGCTGCGCGCTGGTCTGGACACGGCAGGGCATGGATGCGCAGCGCCTGGCTGACATGGATGAGCGCAGTTTCCTGCGTGAATTGCAGGGCGTCTTCGGTTACCGCCTGGGCACCCTTCGGCAGGTAGGCGTACGGCATCTGTACCCGCTGTCGCTAATCGAGGCGCAGGAGCAGATCCGTCCCCACCTGGTCGTGCTAGGTAACGCTGCGCACAGCCTGCACCCCATCGCGGGGCAGGGATTCAACCTGTCACTGCGGGATGTGCAGTCCCTTGCCGAGGCGCTGCTTGCAGGGCCGCAACGGCCAGGTGAACTTGCGACCTTGCAGGCTTATGGCAAGCGCCAGCGCCTGGATCAAACGCTGACCATCGGGTTTTCCGATCAGGTGACGCGGCTGTTCGGCAGCGGCCAGCCTTTGCTCGCCGCAGGCCGTAACCTGGGTTTGCTGGGCCTTGACCTGCTGCCACCGGCCAAAAGCTGGTTCGCCCGTCAGGCCATGGGCCTGGGTACGCGTTCCGATGTACGGGGCAAGGCATGA
- a CDS encoding YecA family protein, with translation MPNTQSPYVAFAMLLSSNGHPVTPAELHGLLIGRSCAGAGFDADGWLADAAQLLETEPQDAVRNALIGLQEMVKGELTSDDMAIVLLLPSDDAALTDRATALGQWCQGFITGFGLNAGGKDLSIEAKEVLQDLVAISQVQEALEESEDGESDYMEVMEYLRVAPLLLFSELAKPAAPAPKPSLH, from the coding sequence ATGCCCAATACTCAATCGCCCTACGTTGCTTTCGCCATGCTGCTTTCCAGCAATGGCCACCCCGTCACACCCGCCGAACTGCACGGCCTGCTCATCGGCCGCAGCTGTGCGGGTGCCGGCTTCGATGCCGACGGCTGGCTGGCCGATGCGGCCCAGTTGCTGGAAACCGAACCGCAAGACGCTGTGCGCAATGCCCTGATCGGCCTGCAGGAAATGGTCAAGGGCGAGCTTACCAGCGACGACATGGCGATCGTGCTGCTGCTGCCGTCCGACGATGCTGCGCTGACCGATCGCGCCACCGCCCTGGGGCAGTGGTGCCAAGGCTTCATCACAGGCTTCGGCCTGAACGCCGGTGGCAAAGACCTGTCCATCGAGGCCAAGGAAGTGCTCCAGGACCTGGTGGCCATCTCCCAGGTGCAGGAAGCGCTGGAAGAATCCGAGGACGGCGAAAGCGATTACATGGAAGTGATGGAATACCTGCGCGTCGCGCCGTTGCTGCTGTTTTCCGAACTGGCCAAGCCCGCAGCGCCTGCGCCCAAGCCTTCTCTGCACTGA
- a CDS encoding 2-octaprenyl-3-methyl-6-methoxy-1,4-benzoquinol hydroxylase translates to METRADILIVGAGMVGSALALALRHSGLQVLLLDGGPLAVRPFDAKAPFEPRVSALSAASQRILDRLGAWEGIARRRATPYSDMQVWDGSGTGQIHFSATSVHAQVLGHIVENKVVQDALLERLHDSDIGLLPNARMEQLRHSGDDWLMTLHDGRQLRAPLVVAADGAHSAVRRLAGCETREWDYLHHAIVTSVRCAQNHQATAWQRFTDDGPLAFLPLTRDGKQDWCSIVWSTTPVEAERLMALDEPAFLRALERAFEGRLGTVMQADPRLCVPLRQRHAKRYVEAGLALIGDAAHTIHPLAGQGVNLGFLDAAVLAEVLMDACKRGERLADVKVLSRYERRRMPHNLALMAAMEGFERLFQADKLPLRWLRNSGLKLVEQLPEAKAVFVRQALGLSGDLPDLAKA, encoded by the coding sequence ATGGAAACACGCGCAGATATTCTGATCGTAGGTGCTGGTATGGTCGGCAGCGCGCTGGCGCTCGCCTTGCGCCATAGCGGTCTGCAGGTGCTGCTGCTCGATGGCGGCCCCCTGGCAGTCAGGCCGTTCGACGCCAAGGCGCCGTTCGAGCCCAGGGTCAGTGCGTTGTCCGCGGCTAGCCAGCGTATTCTCGACCGCTTGGGCGCTTGGGAGGGCATTGCACGGCGGCGCGCGACGCCGTATTCCGATATGCAGGTTTGGGATGGCAGTGGCACTGGGCAGATTCACTTTTCCGCCACCAGCGTGCATGCGCAGGTGCTGGGCCATATCGTCGAGAACAAAGTGGTGCAGGATGCCTTGCTCGAACGCCTGCATGACAGCGACATCGGCCTGCTGCCCAATGCGCGCATGGAACAGCTGCGCCATTCCGGCGATGACTGGCTGATGACGCTGCACGACGGCCGGCAGCTGCGCGCACCGCTGGTCGTGGCTGCCGACGGTGCTCATTCTGCGGTTCGCCGCCTGGCTGGGTGTGAAACGCGCGAGTGGGATTACTTGCACCACGCCATCGTCACCAGCGTGCGTTGTGCCCAAAATCACCAAGCCACCGCCTGGCAACGCTTCACCGACGATGGCCCGCTCGCCTTCCTCCCTTTGACCCGAGACGGCAAGCAGGACTGGTGCTCGATCGTGTGGTCAACCACGCCGGTCGAGGCCGAGCGGCTGATGGCGCTGGATGAGCCAGCCTTCCTCAGGGCGCTGGAGCGTGCATTCGAGGGCCGCCTCGGAACGGTGATGCAAGCTGACCCGCGGCTGTGCGTACCCCTGCGCCAGCGGCATGCCAAGCGATACGTGGAAGCCGGCCTTGCGTTGATCGGTGATGCGGCCCACACCATTCATCCGCTGGCAGGGCAAGGGGTGAACCTGGGGTTCCTTGACGCGGCGGTACTGGCCGAAGTCCTGATGGACGCCTGCAAGCGGGGGGAAAGGCTGGCCGATGTCAAGGTGCTGAGCCGCTATGAGCGTCGACGCATGCCGCACAACCTGGCGCTGATGGCAGCCATGGAAGGATTCGAGCGGCTGTTCCAGGCCGACAAGTTGCCGCTGCGCTGGCTGCGCAACAGTGGCTTGAAGCTGGTCGAGCAGTTGCCGGAGGCAAAAGCCGTGTTCGTGCGCCAGGCGCTCGGCTTGAGTGGCGACTTGCCGGATCTTGCCAAGGCGTGA